The genomic window accatatcattactggagttgaatgttgacataatttacttatatactataaagatataaaattttttgttaaaatttgacttttaaattttttttaaagtggacgtgttcgtcatccgattttgctagtttttatttagcacacatatagtaataagagtatcgttgcttccaaatttcatcatgatatcttcaacgcctgctaaattaaagcttgcaaaacttttaaattaccttcttttaaaagtgggcggtgccacgcccattgttcaaaacttcactaattttctattctgcgtcataaggtcaacccatctaccaagtttcatcgctttatccgtctttggtaatgaattatcgcactttttcggtttttcgtaattttcgatatcgaaaaagtaggcgtggttatgtccgatttcattcattttaaaccgCGATCTGAGATTTCAGACTTGTGTGTTGCCACAATTagatgatacctcaaaatttactgacacggctaaattaatttcttttttcgcccagatcattttgaagtctatatctatctcttttacattatgccgttacggattaccgttatgcgaacaaagtaaatattgtctgtgagctctgctcagctgagtataaaaaaaataatgtggTCTGCCTTCCTTTTTATTTgaattacatacattattttcttttcaagcaGACTGTAGACTGGAGAGCTACAACGGCTACACAAGATCGTATAgtacacagatggctcgaagacgccagaggggattggagccggTGTCTTCgaacccagagccaaaatataaGTACCTCTGGTAGCaaacccgagcatttttcaagcggaagtattcggcGCTGACCTGATCCTCCAGCACAGATACTcaaatgaaacaattgccatactcagtgacagtcaggacGCACTCAGGGCAATTCCGGcattcgaaataaagtcagcactggtccttgagtgcgtagaaaagctgaaccaattaggagcacacaacgtagtactgttggccttGGTCCCTGGCCACAGGGGAGGAGTAGAGGGTAATTAGTAGGCGGACAACCTGGCGAAAGAGGCAGCAACTGCTCGACCCATcggtcccgagccgttcctgccagttgacCCACTGGAAATTAgggggcatttattagtagaagaaagggagagagagaagaacactgctacaacaacaacaacagagaagAACACTGGTGCAATACGtcaggtttgagacaatctaagttgcTTTTTGAAGGTTATAGCACAAATCGTTATAGGGAaataataggcctctcgaaagataacctaagaatcctagcTGTTATTCTTACAGGACATTATAGACTGAACAACCATATGCAGAAACTGGGCATagtatcgaataacacatgcagattttgtgatcgatcagcagcgacgccggaccatatcctccaggaatgcgacgcaatctcaagattcaggctaagtttatgggctcactatggccagagcattcccatattcaatccctcaagccaagataaCTGCTAGGGTTGATCAAGGATATGCATATGCTGGTAATTAGATGTACTCACTTGCATATGCTTGAATATGCATATGCGACACATGAATTCATTTTgatagatatgcctgtcgtaagcggcgactaaaatacccaattgaCGGGTGGGTGGGTGATCTCGTGGGTGCggggtggcctagaaggttcaatatggtcatattaaatcgtttgttaatggtgcttgtaaccgtaacgtaccggatctatagcGGGAAAAGGACTATAAACATCAATAACATtcgccaaaaccttcggggagtgtctgtgtcgctacaacgacaacaacaacaattgataCGCTGATTTCGAAACTGATATCAGAATTGGCCTAACGGGACGTaaggtattgtgacgaatattagcatcactaagctgttagtaaataatcagacaataacaaaaaaaatgaagcagccactcttatgtacatgtacactttAAAGCTAGCagcacttatgtagaaggcgacgaagagcaaTCTCATACACACAGATGTAGCCATCAGACGAAGTagttacacatacacacgcatatggctataaactacaaacatacatgtacttatatagctgataactaaccaagcaggagatacaaaagttctagaaggtgaaacgtctagaccttaggagaaatatgcgaccgaagcagcagagagtataaaagcagcgcaagctgagggatgactaatcagtttgatttaaacacgcttttagttgcgaagtgcagtaatctaaataaacaccagtttgcaatactgaatattggagtggtttattcaatagtttcgttagaattcgttacaatatatattagggTTTGGTTCAATACCTAGCCGAGTGTTGTATATAGTGTTATTATTTTGTATCTTTGtagtaatttttattattatatattttcttcatttttcacaGGAACTGAATAAGTGCAAAACTGAGTTGCAATATTGGCGCTCTAAAAGTCCAGCCATTCCAATTTGTACAGCATGTGGTCAAAAATTAGCGCCTCTATTGCCGCCACCAGAAGATTTCCAAGCATTGGTCAATCAGGGTGTTAAACCAGAGGATATACTACTCAATCTGAGTGATGATACAGATCTAGAAAACGATGTCGATAACACGGCCGAGTCTCACAGatcagtaacaacaacaacagttacaTCAACGCAAGCGTCACAAGCTTCCGTTTTCGCTTATCCCGATAGGGGTACCACAGCTAAATTATTGTCTATTAGCAATACAGTGACAAAAAATCAGCTCAAGCGTCAGCATTGCAACACCAATTCATTATGCATAGTGACCAGCAATGTATTATGCAAGGATGGCGGTGGCAATGTCAGCAGCACCTTTCAGAATTATGCTAGTAGCAGCCATGGTGGCATAAGTGGCAGTTGCAGCAACTCTCAGCTATATGGTGGAAATAGTGACAATCAATCAGGTAATTGTAATGGAGCAACGCATCGTAATTCAAATCAAATGTGTGGCAGCGATGCGGAAAATGGCAATGCTATAGAAAATTATCGTGCCGATGATGTTAAAAACCAGCTATTGCCAAGCGAAATGACAAATCGTTTGAGTTATTCGCGCGGTAGCAATATTATACGTACGGCAGCAAGTGCCGGATGTAGCCACAATAGCTGGTGTAATCAGCAAATAGATAGAGAGCAGCAAGCCACAACATCATTAGCTGTCAAGAATATTAGTGAAGAGGCTGCTAGCTGTGAGCTGAATATTGATGGCGGTGGTGGACGAGCAACAAAACAAGCTTATTTGAACACCACTAACAATGGCGCAAATGCTAAATGTACACATGTTGTTGGTATGCGATCGCATAGAAGTGTGATCGTTAGTCCAGCTATGCTTTCAGCCAACAAAGTTACACAAGATAATGTCAATGTTGGTGCATTGAGTTGGCCAGCAGCAACAGTGACGACAAGTATGCAGCAGTGCAACAATTCATCGACGCTACAGCAGGCTGGTGGAGGTGTGACGATTGGCTGCTTGATTGCTGGAAAACAAAATGGTGGTGGTGGCGGTGATGGCGGCAGTAGTAGCAGTGGTGAAGAAACGGCTGTGGAGCATGTGATCAATTTGCAGGGCATCACGTCACACGAAACAAAAAAAGCACGTAGAGTACAAAAAGCCACGAGATCTTTAAATGGTAGTGGCAAACGcagtaaataataacaacaataaaaataagcaaataatattaaatttaatgatAATATGAAAATACTTTTAATGTAACACTTTTACTGTAgcatttttcttttttacaaTTCGAATacgcatgcatacatacatattagggctGAGACTGTCCgaatattcgaatatccggatatccatccGGATATCAGTTGACACgtataaaatccggacggcatcaATAtacggttaatattcgtttgtgaaactatccggatgtccggatttatgaagatccggttaataaccgtatttttggatatccagtgaaagcaacaaagtgatgtaccatatatatgtttatttaacattaataacaataaattcgtggggcattgaAATCAATTAACAGCATTTTTTCACAAtgtaaacaaatggcactgttcttattttcacttgtttgtaaaattgtagctttttaatttttgatgttgatttaataatctacaaacatattttgtgaataatttttcgatgcttgcttcgttcaattctgatatgcagatattcaacttttatattccagtatccggacatacggatatccggattttccgtttacgtatccgtaTAGCCGAGCAGCACATATCCGGATTTCCCATTTGTGAATCCGGATAGCCgcattttttgcttagctatccggtttatccggatagttgaaaaatccggatgcctaatacatatataaataataagaGGAGTGAAAAGAAGaaaagatggaaatgaaaaaaaaaaaacattacataaatcataaatgaaatgCATGTGCGCGCGGCAGCTGTAACAAAACCGCCAGCTAGCGGTAACAAAACCCAATATTTCCTTTAATGGCTGAAAATGCCTTAAAACGAAATATTACAGCCGCGCATTCGCTACACAGTTTTCGATTTATCACAAAAAGAGAAAATTATCACAAAGTAAAAAGCAGGAATAGCATTAACAGGCAATACTTTGCAGTTAGTTTTGTGCTTTTCTATTATAAAAACCCACACAAATACTTACGTTTAGCTATAATTTATTACAGTTACATATGCACTTATTTAGTAGGCCTGGACGTACACACATGCATATTTGCATATTCGAATACTTAAACAAAATATCAGATTATtcgaaatttatatttttctcttcaaatttggaACTTGATTCGAAGCTTAATTATATCCGAAACGCATTGATGTAAAGTTGCTGTAAAGGTTACGAATCGGcttattacttttgttaaatGGTTTCGAAAATATTATTCACACTTAGCAGAGAGCTacaaagtgtaaaaaatttagtaaatatgttGCTCTAATTCGATAAGCGAGTTCGATGAAATTCACTTTCGAATCGAGTTACCGAATTGCGCGCGCATGTTGCAAACATTGTTTCATATATTCGAAAACATGTATTTTTAATTGAAACCAATAACAAAAGCAATTTaaagtaaacataaaaataaGTAATAGGCATGGATATTAGACTGgctcgatttattaaccgatatcgcgccattgatttttcgataagatttgggctcagggaaaaagttccactacgcatacccaaaaaaattactttcgagcctgcgaaaaaaaaaaatggtgaaggGGTAAATTTTACCAAAACACTCCCAAAacccaaaaagattttttttgtttcaaaaaactgttgtgaaaacgttggcgataacagttttttgaaaaaaaaaaaaaatatatatatatatatcttttggGGTTtcaggagtgttttggtcgaaaatttaccatttttttcgcaagctcgaaaattatctTTTTggctatgcgtagtggaacttttttcctgagcccatatcctatcgaaaaatcgatagcgcgatatcggttaactttcgtccatacaaatcgacccaggatattcatatacatatacgGATACGCCTacaatattcaaataaaaattacCCAGTACTAATGTTGCAAATGTcgtgataatttaatttatttatttgaaattttgtattgaaaattatttCCTATATAGATTTTCTTTCAGCAAAATCTTCTAAAATCTTCAACTCAACTGTGCACTTACATATAAATAACACACAGACATATAGTTATATACTCATATagcatacatgtatgtataatacattttttcaaagGCAAGaagcaaagaaataaaaaatgtccaTATGTTAAAAGCATTAAAGtaaacaattaaacaaaaaaaaaaaatacaccaaTATGCATTTTGCAATTTAATGGTTGATAAAAAAATCAAAAGGCAATGAATATATGTAGATCAGTGGTGCACTCTAGAGCTTCGTAGAGCTTCagaaaactattcggcgttcacTTACATGACGTGTAAGCGGAGCTATTCTTTAAAGCAAGCAATCGGTTTTAGTTTGCACTTAAAGCATttttccaacaacaacaacaacaagaaagggATTCAAGCGAATGATAAGTGCAATACAAAGcgttatagcttcaaagcttccgcaacccaattgtaaacctcacctacgcgaggggaatgctgttacaaatatgaatgtattataCACATACTAACCAGgggaggctctggcgaacccaagttccTAATGGAGCTACAGGGTGGGGGagggggcgttatggcctagaaggtttaatgtggttatattaatcgttcacgagatggtcagGGTAGTTACCGGAACGCACCGgttctgtatccgacaaaggaccaacAACAAcgttaacactccccaaaaccttcggggagtgtctttatcgttaatacaacaacaactacaaacaaAGTTACGTTTGTATTCGACGCTCTGCCGGCTTTGTGTACCACTGATGTAGATACACAGCAGACTCTTGCgaactatatgtatgtatatttaaaaaaaattatacatactttaatgcaaaaacaaaaaattataaaaaaaaaaaaatgttttagatgCGCCTACATTTTAGAATTGGTTTAAAATCAATATCCAGCCAATAAAtgtacaaacaacaaaatattaaTTCGTAATGTTGCttgttatatttttaattttatcaataacattattgtatacatacatatgtatgtaaatcgtTGATGAAATGTAGCAGAAATGTAGACGAATGAGTGGAAGAAAGTAATATCAGGCATGTGCTACAATTCACTTTTGAAAGAAATGGCGTATTGAGCCCGGTAAATTTAAATAGGCTCAACACATGATTTCGCTCAAAAGTTAACACAACAATTCGAAAGTGAATTGCAGCACATGCCGGTATATCTCAAAAATGTTGGAATAGGCCCCATAtcaccttagactaacaaaattgcttctatctttaaaaagagaggactgtagactcatgacgggtattctgactggacactgccttctggcgtcacatgcctctaaattaggcttggccagtgatagcagatgtaggaagcgcgggttggagggggaaacgatcgagcacgttctatgctcgtgccctgcacttgccaggctaagactccagctattaggagtgatacagctgtcagatctagaagcagcaagtggcttaagtcctatgaagcttctagtatttgccaagaggacggagttattttataatataggtcctagAACCTATCTCAAATTATGCTTGTTGAATCATCATCGCCCTATAACATAGTTTTGCTTAGAAATGCCCGATTTCAATATATGTATTATACTAGAGTAGCCGACAGACTTTGTTTTTTCTGAAAATTGGGTTTCTCACAAAAGTGAGCCTCGCTTCCCCTTCTCTTCTACTTTAGCTTCCATTTTTCTTATTATTCatgtccatcccttattccatttTTCTTCCTCCCACTCCCGAGCCCATTCCCATTCTCACTTTAACTACCATCCCCACTCCCACTTCTACATCGTTTCCATTTGCAATTGAGTAAAGGGCTAATGAAATTCGAAAAGTTAAATGAGTTTCGAAAAAAGTTCGAATTTAAAGTTCGAAAAGCGACACCCAAATATTGAGaaagaataaacaaaaaatggcAAATCAATTTGAGACAAACTCAGTAAATTGCTAATTCAATTcagaaaatataaattgaaaaGTCGAGAAAGGGCAAAAAATAATTCGAAAAAGGGCGTTTGAGAAAAGGGCAAATGAAATTTAAAAAGTGAAATGAAATTCGGAAAAggcaaataaattcaaaaaaggacaaaaaaaatCGAGAAAGGTAGAAAACTCGAAAAAGGACAAATCGATTTGAGAAAAACGCAATTGAATTTTAGAAAATGCTGAATTAAAATCAGCAAAAGAAAGATCCGAAGATCTTGGGTGCACAAAGTGGTTTGGCAAACGCTTGTATTGTatttttttgccatgaaaagctgctcagtgatgctgtcttgcagatgccattcagagtcggcataaaacatgggcctacaatttgtaagaaaaattaaacggAGCACGGCGAAAAttttaagagaagctcggcctaaaacctcttcggaggttaccgcgccttaaatttatttcttttttatttttttctgaggAATTTGCCCTTGTCCGATAACAATTTCCCCTTTTTTTGAATTTCATTTCCTTTTTCCTGAACCTATTTTGCCCTTCATTGCGTTTTTGCCTTTCAAATTTCTTTGGCAATTTTCTCAATTGGTCAGTAGTAGTACGATTGTACAGCACCggcatttatatattttatgtaacCCATTTTTTTGTTTGAAGATGTTGAGcactaaatttttcgaaaatagtcAAAAAACTATTATTAGCTTTCGAAGTTTGAAATTGGACCCTTttgcaatttattattttttaagttattgtatttgaaaacttaaaaaagtaaaaatatgagCATGCTCTGCCGTCTTTTCCGATTTAAAcaaggcgaatttagtaccaggtgttgttatcccaacagctgattgcttcttcttgataattttccatacaacgcctggtACTAcagtatgtcagttaatcgaaatcaatgaaaattttcttttgacttgacattcttctgcacggaagacaattttcattgatttcgattaactgacatattgttgtacaaggctttgtatggaaaattatcaagaagaagcaatcagctgttatcccaccacctctactgaattcgccttaagTACaaagcgttgtatggaaaataatcaagaagaagcaatcagctgttgggataacaaacCCCTGGTACTAAATTTGCGTTGTTTTCAAGTTCATATAACAGTTGGGaacattgtaaaggtttacaagtaggatatgtatcAGCACACACACACAGCTACGCTCACCTGATCAAAATGCTTGTTCgcttttttgtggatgctatttggcagtgTTGACCTTCTTAAGTCCAAAAACAATGTAGTAgccgctaacgaaaactgcgtaaaaattcAATTGTAAAATAACAAAGAAGTacccttatttattttcaaacgagTACTTAACTACAtgcctctttaaaatccatatgttttccacaattttagttaataaattgtgatactttattaccagggacgattgctaaaacacgaccaaaaccgtcggggaggCGTTAGTAGACGCATCTTGGCCAAGGTTTCAATAATCCGAACATGttttcgcctttggattattgatacCAGGACAAAACGTGTCTTTTCATACctttttccacatttttggaaatGTTTTGGCAGCCTTCACAGTtttaaactgtttttcgcggagagctGTCGACCGGGTAGAAAAATTTAGCACCCCTGTTTTTATTCTTAATGTTGGCATAAGTACGATTCTTCAGATACCCCATtcgaagacttttgtataattttctgtaggtcCCATAGATGCACTTtatattttcatactaaatttgttcaaaaacagttacagcaacccatatctgatattccactcctttttttgtttcaataCGTTGATGACAGCAACccgtaattttgacacttcgttcagtgtcaaacgtgtcaagcggcagtgtgttagaaagtgaaggaaataaacatatcctacttgtaaacctgtactatggttgGGAATGAAATTCAGAACCAtcattcaattactagaggtttgttctccaatgatgactgAGCTTTGACACtcacaaatttaaaaatctggacgggttgctttttcgaagtaaggaaaacggggaataattctatatccttcagcgaaaattgtagtagaaaagttcctttagtagtatattagtattGATAATAAATTTTTAGATGCCTACACGTTTTGGAGGATATAATTCATTTTCTATTAAATATTTGGCtaattgataaagagttatgttggtttggtaaCTTTTTCAGAATTAGTTTGAAGAATGTCGCACGtcagaattttatttaaaatacactatcaaaatttgtttcaaatccTCCCTATctaagcataagttcaatgcattttgacataagagggagctaatgaaaagcattctgagataaggctgTTTTAACCTGAttctgatataaaaaaaaataaaagaaatagggtattgtcttagaacttcatATTCCGGACTTGACTTTGagagaagagttaagcttttgtgccgTACTGCTACACAGGTAGTGTTCATTTTTTTTCGTAAAGTTTGGAAAGCTCGTTTCCATTAAGTATTAATGGAAGTGTTTCAGATAAACCGATAATttggaatattcggaacacgttcttCTGATACTACCTTACGAGGTCCGAttattccaaataagtatatacatagtATTTCAAATATTAACCAATTCCACAAATTcttacggaatgaataagttaacgtgctcaatgagtacatttcgttatgacaTCTCCATTATTTCCTAATGGCATTTTTACATGAATCGATtaactagtcgagtttttgacgttgaacgatgaatatCGAatcggtttaggtttcgtatgtattgtggcgaattttagcatcactaagctgttagtaaataaaggaaaACAAcgaaaacattaaagcaagctacacttgtgttcatgaacacatcaatcatcatttatacacatacatggaaggcgacgaagagataactcattTACACACATTTAGTCGTCAGCCGAAGTtgctactcacacatacacacgcatatagctcatTTACCAAGCAGGggatacaaaagttctagaaggtgaaacgtctagaccttagtagaaatatgtggacgagacaacagagagtacaaACGCAGCacaagcagaaggttgcaaataagcggaatttcccaaagttcgttacagtatataggtTTAGGAAAGTGTACGATTCCTTGGTGATCGTACTTTCATAAATTTACCTATGTTTGGccagatcatggcatagttaataaattcatcacacaatttaaaaaattgttctaaggaatAATGCAGTTgcgtacttatcgggtatttgtaagcTGATTGCCTCCTACTTCTACtattaatatttttccaaaaatcgcaaagaaacaacacagttaccGGATGTCAACTCGatttcgatttgggagcaaaattgctgcaattgtcaaaaaaattgTCTGCCGAGCAAACCTCTGGTGATTGAATCGTGATTCAGAAGTATATGGCTTAATTTTTCGAGGTTCTGTTACATTATTTAAATTAGGAAAACGGCAAATCAGGTATTTCACTTTTTAGGTGTTGTAGTATgctaatttaaaacaagtaaggacgggactgtcttcggctgtgccgaaggcctcatacctttcatgaatggggctaaacaataatcttatcccgttcgtaatctccaaataatcggatgtataaataaaattacacccttatcgcgagttttattttcacccgaaaacattcagtttttgttcaccctatcgcagagggtggcgaaacaatttttcgtgttcgaaaaagatttcaccttaggcaactctttgttcgggcgaaatgaacagcgcggaaacccaaatttgttcacttacatTTTCCAGGCGAACGaagaa from Eurosta solidaginis isolate ZX-2024a chromosome 3, ASM4086904v1, whole genome shotgun sequence includes these protein-coding regions:
- the LOC137243673 gene encoding uncharacterized protein, with the protein product MVSTRQMATSGGGGCNGGTLNNIAATMESARLTAISSQTQRGLMIAAPVISAIIATGTLAATTSSTPRQCGHTQNNQSQQQLIEMSDSNSDKIVPELLLFDLPIEILTKIFAYTGYRKVGQLRVVSRKMNDVCMDILNSTFSRLITQTYNRFHAIKANMPRRESARRNHPLACECDIIETCYMRLSLLQMTFGKHIERGHCCFFPGAILDEVYNILNYIRNTPRLERPYRVTDELFDLSTMAMEYFRDRIEQTLPDIAYFNKDFFKLPTTTKRPALVTSVDHADSASSSPPQSNMVLRKGIRKIKQGMKIYNNQLSVLRNELRNCKRKSSEQGKQIAEQQKLLGEQQKQTLEYANRLDENDKKNEEMARKFSTLLQELNKCKTELQYWRSKSPAIPICTACGQKLAPLLPPPEDFQALVNQGVKPEDILLNLSDDTDLENDVDNTAESHRSVTTTTVTSTQASQASVFAYPDRGTTAKLLSISNTVTKNQLKRQHCNTNSLCIVTSNVLCKDGGGNVSSTFQNYASSSHGGISGSCSNSQLYGGNSDNQSGNCNGATHRNSNQMCGSDAENGNAIENYRADDVKNQLLPSEMTNRLSYSRGSNIIRTAASAGCSHNSWCNQQIDREQQATTSLAVKNISEEAASCELNIDGGGGRATKQAYLNTTNNGANAKCTHVVGMRSHRSVIVSPAMLSANKVTQDNVNVGALSWPAATVTTSMQQCNNSSTLQQAGGGVTIGCLIAGKQNGGGGGDGGSSSSGEETAVEHVINLQGITSHETKKARRVQKATRSLNGSGKRSK